The Deltaproteobacteria bacterium genome includes the window CTCGTTACCGCCGGGACGAGCTGCTCGCCGATCTCGATGCCGAGCGTCGACACGCTTCCTTTCAGGAAGGTGAGCGAGCCGGAGAGCGTGTTCCGGTTGTTCTTCGCGAACTGCTCGCCGACGCCATTCGCCTCGATCATGGTCTCGCGCATGCGCCGGACCTCGCCGATGCCGGTGTTCATCACCGAGTTGAAGACGCGGAGCCCCTCGCTCCCGCCCATGATCTTCGCCTTGAACACGTCGGCCTGGGCAGCGGGGAACCGCGAGAGCGCGCCGCTGATGTTCTCGAACACCTGGGTCATGGGGAGCATCTTCCCGGAGGCGTCGCGGGTCTGGATGCCGAGCATGGCGATGAGCTTGCGGGCCTCGTCGGAGGGGCTCATGAGGGCGTTCAGGGCCGACCTCACGGCCGTTCCGGATTCCATCGCGGAAACCCCCGCGTTCCGGAGCGAGGCCATGACGGCGATGGTCTCTTCCAGGGACTGGTTCGCCGAATAGGCCGCCGCACCGGCCGCGCCGATGGCGGGGCCCAGTTCGCCGATCTTGAAGGCGCTGATGTTTCCGGACGCCGCCATCACGTCCACGACATGCGCGGTCTTCGACACGTCGAGCCGGAAGCTGTTGAGAACACCGGAGACGGCAGCGGCGGCCTCGCCGAGCCGGAGGTTGCCCGCCTCGGCGAGCAGCAGCGTGGGCCGGATCGACCCGAGGATCTGCTGGGTGTTCTGCCCGGCGGACGCCAGCTCCTGCATCGCCTGGACGGCCTCGGTCGGATCAAACCGGGTGTCCACGCCGAGCTGCTTGGCCTCGCGCTGGAGCTTGACGAATTCCTCGGCCGTCGCGCCGCTGATCGACTTGAGGGTCGCCAGCTCGCCCTCGAACTTCATGGCGGCGTTCGTCGGCAGCGCGAACGCGCCGACGATGGCGGCGCCCGCGAGCGCCATCCCCTTGCCTACGTTCTGCACGCGGCGGGAAACCTCGACGAGCCCTTTCGTCTGGTCTTCCATCGCCCTGATCTGCCGGTGCGCCTCGAGCATCGGGCCCGAAAACCTGTTGATGACCTCGAGGACGACGCCGAGATGGTATTGTCTCACGGCTCACTCCTCCCCGAACAGCCGGGCGATGGCGTTCGCCCGGATGATGGCGACCTGCTCCTGCACATACAGGGCCTCGGCCACCCGGTCCCAGAACCGGTCCGGGTTTGATGCTGCGTCGGCTCCGAACGTCCGTCCGAACGTGGCCTCGATCAGGGCGCGGCCCTGGGCGAATGGCCGCCGCTCGAGCCGGGCCCGCGCGGCGGTCAGACTTTTTTTCCGGCGAGGTCCCCGTTGAGGCCGGTGAGGTCGAGCAGGGTTCCCGCCACTTTCAGGAACATGACCGGACTCTTCTTCCGGCACTCGCCGTATTCGGTATGGGAGAGGCACAGGGCCGCCGCGAGATTTTTGGTGGCGAGGCTGGGCTTCTTCGCCGCCTCGTCCATGAACCTCTCGACGTCCGCCTCCTGCGGGACGCGGAACCACAGGTTCACGCCATCGACGGGGATCAGGATCACCTGCCCGTCGCGCTTGTGGTGCTCCAGGACATGGGGCGGCGCGGATTTAAGGGCCTCGCCGGTGCTGGTTTCTTCACTCATGATCGCCTCCGTGGGACTGGATCAGGGCCGCCGGTCAGATGACCGGGAGCGGGTTGGGACTGGGCACCGCCCAGTCGATCTTCGTGCAGAGGAAGTCGAGCTTCACCGTGGTGTTGGTGCTCTCTCGTGATGCGCCCTCCAGCGCGTGCTTCTTGATCCGCACGTTGTAGAGAAGATCCGTGAATCCGACCTCGCCGCTGTTGCCGAAGTGGACGATCACCGGGAACGGAGGCAGTTCGTCCGCGTAGGCCTTCAGCATGCCGCGCACGTAGAGCATCAGCTGGTTGAACCCTTCGCGGTTCATCGCGAGGTCTCCCGAGTGGGTCCGGGGTCCCAGTCCGATGCCGGGTTCCGCGTCCTTTCCATGGTGGTGGTTCATCACGCGTTCGGTCGCGTAGTTGATCCCCGTGCAGTGAACCTCGATGTTTTTCGGGAGCAGGATCTTGATCGTCTCCCAGTCATAGGTGCGTCCGTTGATCATGCCGGTTCTCCTCGGGTTTGCGCCGTCTTCATCGCGTGACCAGTTGGCTCGTTACGCCGATCTGGATCTCGATGTCCTCGATGTGGTCCACCGGCTGCGCCTTCACGACGACGATGGCCTTGCCGTCGGCGGCGAGATTCGTCGTGGGGGCGATCTCGACACTGACCGCGACGAGCTCGGACGGCGTCCGGTTCACCATCCCGTTCACGATGGCGTTCTTCACGTTGGCCACGAGCAGCCCGAGTCCGGCGCCGTCACCCTCGAGCGGAGACGAATCGTCCCCGAAACTGAACGTCGCGGCGAACAGCGCCAGCCGGACCAGCTTGTCGAGCGCCCGCACCGTGGGCAGCGACTGGTAGGGGCTGCCGTCCTCGGCGAGCGTCCGCGCATGGCTCCAGTACCACGACCGGTGGCCATTGTGGCGGCGGACGGTGTTGATCCGGGCGTCGTGCAGGAACAGCGCATGCGTGTTCGTGAACGCCTTGTCGACGCGCACGATGGCGGCGGCCTTGCCGTCGAGCACCCGGCTCATCTGCCGGTTGACGGTGACGGCCTGGATGCGCGATCCGAAGACGCCGAGCGGGCTGGCGTGCTCGGTGCGGCCCTGTCGGCTCACTTCGACCGGTCCGGCGACGACGGCCACGCGGTCGGTGGCGAAGCTGTTCGCCTCGTTCCGGGACGCGCTCACCCAGGAGTCCATGTCCTCTTCTTCGTCCTCGTAGTCCCGGCCCGCCAGTTCGCAGACGAAAAAGCAGGGCTTTCCGGAGACAGCCCGGTCGAAGGACCACTGTTCGTAGGCCGCCCAGTCGGCCGCCGACGACGGACCGGCCACGGCGACGAATTCGAAGTCGAGATCGGGGTTGGCCTCGATGGCGGCGTCGAGCGCCTCCACGATGTCGGCGGCGCTGGCCGCCGGGCCCTTGACCGTGGCGGTCCAGGTGTCCCCCGCGAGGAAGCTCGGGTCTACTGACTCGTGGTTCGTGAAGGTGATCGTCACGCCGGTGTCCGCGATCTCAATGGCGCCGTCCGACGGGATGAGCGCCGACGGCAGGAACGTGTCGCCGCCGTCGAAGGAGATTTTCACCATCGCGGTGCCGCGCTGGCCCGCCTTCGTGATGACGGCCACGAGCTCGAAATCTTCCGCGGGGTCTCCGGAGAGCGCGGCCGTTCCGCCGCTGGTTCCGGTTATCGACAGCGCGCCCAGCACTCCGGGAATGCTCGGATCGGCCTTGACGCCGATGGCCGGTTTGCGGGCGTTCAGTTCCACGTAGTGGTCGATGGCGAGGTCGGCGAGCGATCCGCGTCCCAGCACCGACCGGAGATTCACGTCACGGCCGAGGAAAAAAACCCGGCCCGCGTCGCCGTCCTTCGAGGTGACTCCGGCGAGCAGCGCGCGGCCGGAGACATCCTCCGGAAGCCGGTTCAGTTCACCTGCGGTCCTCGTCGCGTTGATTCCGCCGAAGGGCATGATCAGTTACCGCCTTTCAGGTCTTCCGGATTCCTGCTGTCCGGCTCGTCGCGGCGCTGCCGTTTCCCGGAAGGTGCCGGGCGATGTGCCGGGGTTTCCGGAAACAGTGCCCGGAACGGGCGCGAGTCGCCGGTGGCCCGCTTCGAGCAGAACGCATCGAGTACGCTGCGGAACTCGTCCGCACTGACCTCGATGCTGTTGGAGCGGTCGCCCGCGCCGGACTTCCACCCGGCAAATATCTTCATGCCGGCGAACACCGCCGGGCTGACATTGAGGTCGCGGGCATAAGCAGCCGGTGTGCCGGG containing:
- a CDS encoding DUF2586 family protein, with amino-acid sequence MPFGGINATRTAGELNRLPEDVSGRALLAGVTSKDGDAGRVFFLGRDVNLRSVLGRGSLADLAIDHYVELNARKPAIGVKADPSIPGVLGALSITGTSGGTAALSGDPAEDFELVAVITKAGQRGTAMVKISFDGGDTFLPSALIPSDGAIEIADTGVTITFTNHESVDPSFLAGDTWTATVKGPAASAADIVEALDAAIEANPDLDFEFVAVAGPSSAADWAAYEQWSFDRAVSGKPCFFVCELAGRDYEDEEEDMDSWVSASRNEANSFATDRVAVVAGPVEVSRQGRTEHASPLGVFGSRIQAVTVNRQMSRVLDGKAAAIVRVDKAFTNTHALFLHDARINTVRRHNGHRSWYWSHARTLAEDGSPYQSLPTVRALDKLVRLALFAATFSFGDDSSPLEGDGAGLGLLVANVKNAIVNGMVNRTPSELVAVSVEIAPTTNLAADGKAIVVVKAQPVDHIEDIEIQIGVTSQLVTR
- a CDS encoding phage tail tape measure protein; translated protein: MRQYHLGVVLEVINRFSGPMLEAHRQIRAMEDQTKGLVEVSRRVQNVGKGMALAGAAIVGAFALPTNAAMKFEGELATLKSISGATAEEFVKLQREAKQLGVDTRFDPTEAVQAMQELASAGQNTQQILGSIRPTLLLAEAGNLRLGEAAAAVSGVLNSFRLDVSKTAHVVDVMAASGNISAFKIGELGPAIGAAGAAAYSANQSLEETIAVMASLRNAGVSAMESGTAVRSALNALMSPSDEARKLIAMLGIQTRDASGKMLPMTQVFENISGALSRFPAAQADVFKAKIMGGSEGLRVFNSVMNTGIGEVRRMRETMIEANGVGEQFAKNNRNTLSGSLTFLKGSVSTLGIEIGEQLVPAVTRALDIFTSGVNRILGFARDHATLTKIIVFSTLAFGGLLLVAGSILFTLGTLGVMIPAVASGWAALNAALLVAKTGLVSVLAPLWGLAAAAWAAMAPLIPFIAAAGALAWAGHVIWKNWAQIRGEFRLLFDWMAEAGPKILDTFIDGFLGAAGRLKDAAGKVFGALREYLPFSDAKVGPLSDLTLSGMRFAETFGGGIEDGEGALSMKVEKTLKVAMPDAAGARRGAAGRGEGSGQPSRGGIVLNSPVFNLSGGSTKSQAMEFLSVLDRVSRGLA